One window of Candidatus Hydrogenedentota bacterium genomic DNA carries:
- a CDS encoding NUDIX hydrolase: MNETWVHKKSVYEGKIFDVHVGEVRLEDGLVAHREVCVHGGGVGIVPVVDNRVILVRQFRIAIDKHILEIPAGRIEPGEDPERRARVELEEETGHTAGRMVHVASCYCSPGFTNERDEIYLAFDLTKTQQRLEHDERVELVELTFDEVERGLANLEFDDGKTIIGLRELQAYLRR; encoded by the coding sequence GTGAACGAAACCTGGGTACATAAGAAGAGCGTATACGAAGGCAAGATTTTCGACGTGCATGTCGGTGAAGTGCGGCTCGAAGACGGACTCGTCGCGCACCGCGAAGTCTGCGTGCACGGCGGCGGCGTGGGCATCGTACCCGTGGTGGATAACCGCGTGATCCTCGTCCGGCAGTTTCGGATTGCCATCGACAAGCACATCCTGGAGATTCCGGCGGGGCGCATCGAGCCTGGCGAGGACCCGGAACGCCGCGCGCGCGTCGAACTCGAAGAAGAAACCGGACACACCGCCGGCCGCATGGTGCATGTTGCGTCCTGCTATTGCTCGCCGGGTTTCACGAATGAGCGCGACGAGATCTATCTGGCCTTCGATCTGACCAAGACGCAACAGCGCCTCGAACACGATGAACGCGTGGAGTTGGTTGAGCTCACGTTCGATGAAGTCGAACGCGGTTTGGCCAACCTCGAGTTCGACGACGGGAAAACAATCATCGGATTGCGCGAACTCCAAGCCTATCTGCGGCGGTAA